The following proteins are encoded in a genomic region of Tenacibaculum sp. 190524A05c:
- a CDS encoding flavohemoglobin expression-modulating QEGLA motif protein has product MMIDSSVKTQKLFEIDKRIDKLVKEIELLRYVNPVNIEEEKQKFFASKYLTDPNFLYPERDFDKFKLHSEFFALPLEDIEDEKIRNLYEEIIYFYSGLIQCIETIGEGKKFYYNSLRSFGSPTEADVENAKFILHFEDEDVLDSSFEPRYTSKQAEQLFIDYGKNYDFDFNVKHSKKMSAIAMVLNSTRSLVLNENYTYSDNEMGILTNHEIGVHMVTTMNALEHPLKIFSHGFPNNVETQEGLAVFSEYMSGNLTLKRLKELAYRVLAVNGLAKGYSFSKTFRSLHNTFDLNREDAFYITARAYRGGGFTKDYLYLTGLKKIYNYYTEGKDLSNLLTGKVTLEFSDDIEYLIKEGYAVSSKFITDSYAVNNNTNKTINFILDNLK; this is encoded by the coding sequence ATGATGATTGATTCTTCTGTAAAAACACAAAAGTTATTCGAAATTGACAAGCGAATTGATAAGCTTGTAAAAGAGATAGAACTTCTTAGATATGTAAATCCTGTTAATATTGAAGAGGAAAAACAAAAGTTTTTTGCTTCTAAATATCTAACAGACCCAAACTTTTTATATCCCGAACGAGACTTTGATAAATTCAAATTACATAGTGAGTTTTTTGCATTGCCTTTAGAAGATATTGAGGATGAAAAAATTCGTAATTTATATGAAGAAATCATCTATTTCTATTCAGGTTTAATTCAATGTATTGAAACCATTGGAGAAGGAAAAAAGTTTTATTACAATAGTTTAAGATCTTTTGGTTCACCCACAGAAGCAGATGTTGAAAATGCAAAGTTTATACTTCATTTTGAAGATGAAGATGTTTTAGACAGTTCATTTGAACCTCGATATACTTCAAAACAAGCAGAGCAATTATTTATAGATTACGGTAAAAATTACGATTTTGATTTTAACGTAAAGCATTCGAAAAAAATGAGTGCTATTGCCATGGTTTTAAACAGCACAAGATCGTTAGTGCTAAATGAAAATTATACCTATTCAGATAATGAGATGGGAATTTTAACTAACCATGAAATTGGTGTTCATATGGTCACAACAATGAACGCGTTAGAACATCCATTAAAAATATTTTCTCATGGTTTTCCTAATAATGTTGAAACTCAAGAAGGATTAGCAGTATTTAGTGAATATATGTCAGGAAACTTGACTCTAAAACGATTAAAGGAATTGGCGTATCGTGTATTAGCAGTAAATGGTTTAGCAAAAGGATATTCTTTTTCAAAAACATTTAGGTCTTTACACAACACTTTTGATTTGAACAGAGAAGATGCGTTTTATATTACAGCAAGAGCTTATCGTGGAGGTGGATTTACAAAAGATTACTTGTACTTAACAGGCTTAAAGAAGATATACAATTATTACACTGAAGGCAAAGATTTAAGTAATTTATTGACGGGAAAAGTTACTTTGGAGTTTTCTGATGATATAGAATATCTAATAAAAGAAGGTTATGCAGTTTCTTCAAAGTTTATAACAGATTCTTATGCTGTAAATAACAATACGAATAAAACGATAAATTTTATTCTAGATAATTTAAAATAA
- a CDS encoding N-formylglutamate amidohydrolase gives MEKLSVKEIIQKINAEELFEAVASNYSFTIKIEEYVPFVCAAVHDGHQFRKELWDNCLHSEYERWYEEDPCTKEMVDSNPIVIAGLDSRFEYDLNRAPESAIYDDAWGKQLWKTFLPETMKEKSLAKHQAFYRVVEALISKIEEKHNRCIVYDMHSYNWKRWDREVPTWNLGTANVDNDRFKEDIENWRLLLEQMPLPNEIKSTSKINDTFEGNGYFLKFITEKFDHTLVLATEIAKVYCDELEQVIYPEVVKAVKVYLDRMLKEHAKDFYTRHKS, from the coding sequence ATGGAGAAGTTATCGGTAAAGGAAATTATTCAAAAAATTAATGCTGAAGAGTTATTTGAGGCTGTTGCTTCTAATTATTCTTTTACAATAAAAATTGAAGAATATGTTCCTTTCGTATGTGCTGCGGTTCATGATGGTCATCAATTCAGAAAAGAACTTTGGGATAATTGTTTACACTCAGAATATGAACGTTGGTACGAGGAAGATCCTTGCACGAAGGAAATGGTAGACTCAAACCCAATTGTTATTGCTGGTCTAGATTCTCGTTTCGAATACGATTTAAATAGAGCTCCAGAATCTGCTATTTACGATGATGCATGGGGTAAACAATTATGGAAGACTTTTTTACCAGAAACAATGAAAGAGAAAAGTTTGGCAAAACACCAAGCATTTTACAGAGTGGTTGAAGCTTTAATTTCTAAAATAGAAGAAAAGCATAATCGTTGCATTGTTTACGATATGCATAGCTATAATTGGAAACGTTGGGATAGAGAAGTGCCAACTTGGAATTTAGGTACAGCAAATGTTGATAATGATAGATTTAAAGAGGATATAGAAAATTGGCGATTGCTATTAGAACAAATGCCATTACCAAACGAAATTAAATCCACTTCAAAAATTAATGATACTTTTGAAGGAAACGGATATTTTTTAAAATTCATCACTGAAAAGTTTGATCATACTTTAGTGTTAGCTACTGAAATAGCAAAAGTTTATTGTGATGAATTGGAACAAGTTATTTATCCAGAAGTAGTAAAAGCTGTAAAGGTTTATTTAGATAGAATGTTAAAAGAACACGCAAAAGATTTTTATACTAGACATAAATCATAA
- a CDS encoding thiol-disulfide oxidoreductase DCC family protein, with amino-acid sequence MIELPKNKKIILFDGVCNLCNQTVLRVIKLDKKDKFRFTSLQSETGKAIINHLGIDTSKVDSIILYEPNQAYYIKSSAALKIIGNFGGIWEVSKFLLFFPPLIRDFVYDIIAKNRYKWFGKKDQCMIPTPDLLSKFLD; translated from the coding sequence ATGATTGAGCTTCCTAAAAACAAAAAAATTATTTTATTTGATGGGGTTTGTAACCTTTGTAACCAAACGGTTTTACGAGTAATTAAGCTAGATAAAAAAGATAAATTCAGATTTACTTCTCTTCAATCTGAAACTGGAAAAGCGATAATAAATCATCTCGGAATTGATACTTCTAAGGTAGATTCAATCATTTTATATGAGCCAAATCAAGCATATTACATAAAATCTTCTGCTGCTTTAAAAATAATTGGTAACTTTGGAGGAATTTGGGAGGTTAGTAAGTTTCTATTGTTTTTTCCCCCTCTTATCAGAGACTTTGTATACGATATCATTGCAAAAAATCGATACAAGTGGTTTGGTAAAAAAGATCAATGCATGATTCCTACTCCTGATTTACTATCAAAATTTTTAGATTAA
- a CDS encoding ABC transporter permease gives MFKFLFDSDTWQEIYGGIRKNKTRTVITIIGVLWGIFLLVVLLGAARGMENNFKNLFGDFATNSVFMWAQRTEKPFKGFQKGRRIRLTTSDIEILKREHQDIKYLAPRSQTNTNIINGFKSGEFNISGDYPVLDKVQKKDLIYGRFINNNDITNKSKVIVIEETAYKQLYEKDEFPIGQYVIVDNINYKVVGVYKRGNIGIDGEAAYIPFTTFQQVYNRGNNIDWMMVTGDTGVDIKQLESDIKLTLKNLHKVDPEDNRAFGSFNLAVRINKVTGFLTGMQFLTWFVGIATLIAGVFAIGNILLITVKERTKEIGIRRALGATPIEIRQQVVLESVFLTTVAGMLGIVFGGFILYILDTTVGSGPDPTLLNPTVNIPIILFAFFILVVLGTLIGLIPAYMATLVKPIEALREE, from the coding sequence ATGTTTAAATTTTTATTTGATTCAGATACTTGGCAAGAGATTTATGGAGGAATCCGTAAGAATAAAACGCGTACAGTAATTACAATTATTGGAGTTTTATGGGGAATATTCTTGTTAGTGGTACTTTTAGGAGCTGCCAGAGGAATGGAAAACAATTTTAAAAACTTGTTCGGAGATTTTGCTACAAACAGTGTTTTTATGTGGGCTCAAAGAACAGAAAAACCTTTTAAAGGATTTCAAAAAGGACGAAGAATTCGTTTAACTACTTCTGATATAGAAATTTTAAAAAGAGAACACCAAGATATTAAGTATTTAGCTCCAAGGAGTCAAACTAATACGAACATTATAAATGGGTTTAAATCGGGAGAGTTTAACATAAGTGGAGATTATCCTGTATTAGATAAAGTTCAAAAGAAAGATTTAATCTACGGAAGATTTATTAATAATAACGACATCACTAATAAATCAAAAGTAATTGTAATTGAAGAAACGGCTTATAAGCAATTATACGAAAAGGACGAGTTTCCAATTGGTCAATATGTAATTGTTGATAATATAAATTACAAAGTAGTTGGGGTTTACAAAAGAGGAAATATTGGTATTGATGGAGAAGCTGCTTACATTCCTTTTACAACATTCCAACAAGTTTACAATAGAGGAAACAATATCGATTGGATGATGGTTACTGGTGATACCGGTGTTGACATTAAACAATTAGAGAGTGATATTAAATTAACACTTAAAAATCTACACAAGGTTGATCCAGAAGATAATAGAGCTTTTGGTAGTTTCAATCTAGCTGTACGAATTAATAAAGTGACAGGGTTTTTAACAGGAATGCAATTCTTAACTTGGTTTGTAGGAATAGCAACACTTATCGCTGGTGTTTTTGCGATTGGAAATATCCTTTTAATTACAGTGAAAGAAAGAACTAAAGAAATTGGAATTAGGCGTGCTCTTGGAGCAACTCCAATAGAGATTAGACAGCAAGTAGTATTAGAATCAGTATTCTTAACAACAGTTGCGGGTATGTTAGGAATAGTATTTGGAGGATTTATTCTCTACATTCTAGATACTACAGTTGGTTCAGGACCAGATCCGACCTTATTAAACCCAACAGTAAACATACCAATTATACTATTTGCATTTTTCATTCTAGTAGTATTAGGTACATTAATTGGATTAATTCCAGCATATATGGCAACTTTAGTAAAACCTATTGAAGCTTTAAGAGAAGAGTAA
- a CDS encoding ABC transporter ATP-binding protein encodes MIKIEGLHKSYPIGKDSLHVLKGLDLHIKEGEFVSIMGSSGSGKSTLLNIVGLLDSHDEGNYFLNGQIIQDLNEKKAAILRNKFLGFVFQSFNLISYKTALENVALPLYYKGMGRKERLKIAQEYLEKVELGPWANHLPNELSGGQKQRVAIARALVTNPKVILADEPTGALDSKTTDSVMDLLKGINDEGMTVFVITHEEDVAEQTNRIVRLKDGVIISDELTPTGKLKQVN; translated from the coding sequence ATGATAAAAATAGAAGGACTACACAAATCTTACCCAATTGGTAAAGATTCTCTTCATGTTTTAAAAGGACTTGATCTACATATTAAGGAAGGTGAATTTGTATCTATTATGGGATCTTCTGGATCTGGAAAATCTACTTTGCTAAATATTGTTGGACTTTTAGATTCTCATGATGAAGGTAATTACTTTTTAAACGGACAAATAATTCAAGACTTAAACGAAAAGAAAGCTGCAATACTTAGAAATAAGTTCTTAGGTTTTGTTTTTCAATCTTTCAATTTAATATCATATAAAACAGCATTAGAAAATGTTGCTTTACCTTTATATTATAAAGGAATGGGAAGAAAAGAAAGATTAAAAATTGCACAAGAATATTTAGAAAAAGTAGAGTTAGGACCTTGGGCAAACCATTTACCAAATGAACTTTCTGGTGGACAAAAGCAGCGTGTTGCAATAGCAAGAGCCTTAGTAACAAATCCAAAAGTGATTTTAGCTGACGAGCCAACTGGAGCATTAGATTCTAAAACAACAGATTCTGTAATGGATTTATTAAAAGGAATTAATGACGAAGGAATGACGGTATTCGTAATTACACATGAGGAAGATGTTGCAGAGCAAACAAATAGAATCGTAAGATTAAAAGATGGTGTAATTATTAGTGATGAGTTAACGCCTACAGGTAAACTTAAACAAGTAAACTAA
- a CDS encoding SMI1/KNR4 family protein has product MGKFTLKAFIVSTLLIAVMGFMYLKSKDTSKSLEDNVSDKMLIKKAKEQIDSIKQSSKIEDSMMELIISLADDHSKHKNVGAKLSDEEISQTEEKLNKQLPESYKLFLKYFGDGADLVYNTPIYNSKKVDFLSNQFDDIKEELQLDSITFQSKNLLSFTKRNNDNGAWYWVTDRADNKGEWSLVYYNYDDKIIKHMVKTLPEWMALLVSSKNTVVSKLQNHSSTSASSSSRIALF; this is encoded by the coding sequence ATGGGGAAATTTACACTTAAAGCTTTTATTGTTTCTACACTGCTTATAGCGGTTATGGGATTTATGTATTTAAAAAGTAAGGATACATCAAAAAGTTTAGAGGATAATGTTTCTGATAAAATGCTGATTAAAAAAGCAAAAGAACAAATTGATTCTATCAAACAATCTTCAAAAATTGAAGATTCAATGATGGAGTTAATCATAAGTTTAGCTGACGATCATTCTAAACATAAAAATGTTGGAGCTAAACTATCTGATGAAGAAATCTCACAAACGGAAGAAAAATTAAACAAACAACTACCAGAATCATATAAGTTGTTTCTAAAGTACTTTGGTGATGGTGCAGATTTAGTGTATAACACTCCTATTTACAATAGTAAAAAAGTAGACTTTTTATCAAATCAATTTGATGATATCAAAGAAGAACTTCAGTTAGATTCGATAACCTTTCAGAGTAAAAACTTACTTTCTTTTACTAAAAGGAATAATGATAATGGAGCTTGGTATTGGGTAACAGACAGAGCAGATAATAAAGGTGAATGGTCTTTAGTTTACTATAATTATGATGATAAAATCATCAAACATATGGTGAAAACTTTACCTGAATGGATGGCTTTATTGGTTTCTAGTAAAAACACGGTGGTTAGTAAATTACAGAATCATAGTTCTACAAGTGCGTCATCTAGTAGTCGAATCGCTTTATTTTAA
- a CDS encoding efflux RND transporter periplasmic adaptor subunit encodes MSKRAKIILIFVAVLFATVLIWLAKKNKKSIVQFETEKAFKTTIVKKTVATGKVVPLEEVEIKPQIAGIVDKIVVEEGQVVKAGDLLATVRVVPNVEALNSANNEIKNAQLAFDNAKTQFDRNKSLFEKGVIARQEFENSQLSFNNSKQRLANARSNMDIVKRGTTAGLGSAANTNIRATSSGMIVEIPVKKGYQVIQSNSFNAGTTIATIADMNKMIFEGKVDESEVGKLVKGTELEVSLGAIEDKKFPALLNFIAPKGTEEGGAVQFKIKADVSLDENYFIRAGYSANADIVLEKKDSVLAIKEALLRFDKKTEKPYVEIKTGEDSFEKKELELGISDGVNIEVKSGISSSDEIKIWNKASKKEKDKDEE; translated from the coding sequence ATGAGTAAAAGAGCAAAAATTATATTAATATTTGTAGCAGTGTTATTTGCAACCGTATTGATTTGGTTAGCTAAAAAGAACAAGAAAAGTATTGTGCAATTCGAAACAGAAAAAGCATTTAAAACTACTATTGTTAAAAAGACTGTTGCAACAGGAAAAGTAGTTCCTTTAGAAGAGGTTGAAATTAAGCCTCAAATAGCAGGTATTGTTGATAAGATAGTTGTTGAAGAAGGACAAGTAGTAAAAGCAGGTGATTTATTAGCAACAGTTAGAGTTGTGCCAAATGTTGAAGCATTAAACTCTGCTAATAACGAAATTAAAAATGCACAATTGGCTTTTGATAATGCGAAAACACAATTCGATCGTAACAAGAGCTTATTCGAAAAAGGAGTTATTGCACGTCAAGAATTTGAAAACTCTCAGTTATCATTCAACAATTCTAAGCAACGATTAGCAAATGCTCGTTCAAACATGGATATTGTGAAGAGAGGAACTACTGCAGGTTTAGGAAGTGCTGCAAATACTAATATTAGAGCTACTTCTTCAGGAATGATCGTTGAAATTCCTGTTAAAAAAGGATATCAAGTAATTCAAAGTAATAGTTTTAATGCGGGAACTACAATTGCAACTATTGCAGATATGAATAAAATGATATTTGAAGGAAAAGTAGATGAATCTGAAGTAGGTAAATTAGTTAAAGGAACTGAATTAGAAGTTTCTTTAGGAGCTATTGAGGATAAAAAATTTCCAGCATTATTAAATTTCATTGCTCCAAAAGGAACAGAAGAAGGTGGTGCAGTTCAGTTTAAAATTAAAGCGGATGTTTCTTTAGATGAAAATTATTTCATTAGAGCAGGTTATTCTGCAAATGCTGACATTGTATTAGAGAAAAAGGACAGTGTATTAGCTATCAAGGAAGCATTATTACGTTTTGACAAGAAAACTGAAAAGCCTTACGTAGAAATTAAAACAGGAGAAGATTCTTTTGAAAAGAAAGAGTTAGAGTTAGGTATTTCTGATGGTGTAAATATTGAGGTAAAATCGGGTATTTCTTCTAGTGATGAAATCAAAATTTGGAATAAAGCATCTAAGAAGGAAAAAGATAAGGACGAAGAATAA
- a CDS encoding DUF6923 family protein: MKKNYPQIKKSLFIILISFYCQVLVSQTTQPFNCVTEAYLFQANDVYAQNLASGNALLDGIDLTPSVINGVGYNPKDGYIWGSLKSPGNSIVRIGNNYEMTTYTLANAPYSYVGDVNQDGIYFLKNGSSSLYKIDLDPASPNYLTNIGSMSLSQAITNHDWAFNSVDNMLYTVEKHSNVLYKIDPDTGNVTTLGEVPILAGLNYTYGAVYFDVDGNFYISANQTGTVYVVYAVQNVASSADMVSNLFAYGPSSSQNDGARCPTAPVPQEDCTNGIDDDGDGLVDCDDPSCSGVAACPERSRTSSGNDGGLESNNRLSQQINQRNLNRVKANYKFDLSTAKRVFKNANYGKKSSSAVTLWDFVPMDIIQNTNVVESSPGDLADITNAVDVLSVDYITSNNEGVGTILILETEESVYEHTKHICDRFSGSELLSVSNMEINDEIFIKSIVKRPDGGIEYVASFAVAESDDNSSFVVESHWNLDKYSDKGFYNFQIWASTIDDLYKLSSEVINLIGVQKEITSYVSSEAPPVFIRKAAYNNGKIDMEVVSTIGATKISIDGYKRATETSESESLKFDIDLENSLNQITLDTQNLYDFGFRLSNEYDTTPDDLFLSDGTWGVDYSSESFVSDFKVEQGTMSVSDEEYGVERNIVAGFLTSQDVSIYRSLTPRFEKVDLTDYKTLSFTAKGTGKLKLTFVRESVSSWENQPYVMVDLTENNKDYQLSLDELQSNSSSNGSTDLNDVKTLFFTLVSETGLTENKALEIADIKFTKGAALSVDDITNENIVKVSPNPVVNSTRLSFTTDITSKFNFEVYNVFGKRVHQEEYNSNSGNNTIVFNRNNLASGMYFFKIYSGNSEWKGKLILK, from the coding sequence ATGAAAAAAAATTATCCTCAAATCAAAAAATCCTTATTTATAATATTAATAAGTTTTTATTGTCAAGTATTAGTTTCTCAAACTACTCAGCCGTTTAATTGTGTAACTGAAGCCTATTTATTTCAAGCCAACGATGTATATGCACAGAACTTAGCTTCTGGTAATGCACTTTTAGATGGGATTGATTTAACCCCTTCAGTAATTAATGGTGTAGGATATAACCCAAAAGATGGATATATCTGGGGATCGTTAAAGTCTCCTGGAAATTCTATTGTTAGAATAGGGAACAATTATGAAATGACAACTTATACACTTGCGAATGCTCCATATTCTTACGTTGGAGATGTAAACCAAGATGGAATTTACTTTTTGAAAAATGGAAGTTCGTCGTTATATAAAATAGATTTAGATCCAGCTTCTCCGAATTATTTAACTAACATCGGATCTATGAGTTTGTCTCAAGCCATAACAAATCACGATTGGGCTTTTAATTCAGTAGATAATATGTTGTATACAGTTGAAAAGCATTCAAACGTTTTGTATAAAATTGATCCAGATACAGGAAATGTAACTACTCTAGGTGAAGTTCCAATTCTTGCTGGTTTAAATTATACTTATGGAGCAGTTTATTTTGATGTAGATGGGAATTTTTACATCTCAGCTAATCAAACAGGAACCGTATATGTAGTATATGCTGTACAGAATGTTGCAAGTAGCGCAGATATGGTTTCGAATCTTTTTGCATACGGACCATCAAGTTCACAGAATGATGGAGCGAGATGTCCAACAGCACCAGTACCGCAAGAAGATTGTACAAATGGTATTGATGATGATGGTGATGGCTTAGTAGATTGTGATGATCCTTCATGCTCTGGGGTTGCAGCGTGTCCAGAAAGATCAAGAACTTCATCGGGTAATGACGGAGGATTAGAAAGTAATAATCGTTTATCACAACAAATAAATCAAAGAAATTTAAATAGAGTAAAAGCAAATTATAAGTTTGATTTAAGCACAGCTAAAAGAGTATTCAAAAACGCTAACTATGGTAAGAAGTCAAGTAGTGCGGTTACACTTTGGGATTTTGTTCCAATGGATATCATCCAAAATACTAATGTTGTAGAGAGTTCTCCTGGAGACTTAGCCGATATTACCAATGCGGTAGACGTTTTATCTGTGGATTACATAACTAGTAATAATGAAGGAGTAGGGACTATTTTGATTTTAGAGACTGAGGAATCAGTATATGAACATACAAAGCATATTTGTGATCGTTTTAGCGGTTCTGAATTATTATCGGTATCTAATATGGAAATTAACGATGAGATATTTATAAAATCAATTGTTAAGAGACCTGACGGAGGAATTGAGTATGTTGCAAGTTTTGCAGTAGCTGAATCAGATGATAATTCTTCGTTTGTTGTTGAGTCTCACTGGAATTTAGATAAGTATTCTGATAAAGGATTTTATAATTTCCAAATTTGGGCGAGTACTATCGATGATTTATATAAACTTTCTTCTGAAGTAATAAACCTTATTGGTGTTCAAAAAGAAATTACTTCTTATGTGAGTTCTGAAGCTCCACCAGTTTTTATAAGAAAGGCTGCCTATAATAATGGTAAGATTGATATGGAAGTGGTGAGCACAATAGGAGCAACAAAAATATCTATTGACGGATATAAAAGAGCAACAGAAACTTCAGAGAGTGAAAGCTTAAAATTTGATATAGATTTAGAAAACTCATTAAATCAAATAACATTAGATACGCAAAACTTATATGACTTTGGTTTTAGATTATCAAATGAATATGATACCACTCCTGATGATTTATTCTTATCTGATGGAACTTGGGGAGTTGATTATAGTTCAGAGTCTTTTGTAAGTGATTTTAAAGTAGAACAAGGTACAATGTCTGTTTCAGATGAAGAGTACGGAGTTGAACGTAATATTGTCGCAGGATTTTTAACTAGTCAAGATGTATCAATATATAGGTCTCTTACACCAAGATTTGAGAAAGTTGATTTAACAGATTATAAGACATTATCGTTTACAGCTAAGGGAACAGGAAAATTAAAATTAACTTTTGTAAGAGAGAGCGTGTCATCTTGGGAAAACCAACCTTATGTAATGGTGGATTTAACTGAGAACAATAAAGACTATCAATTATCTCTTGATGAATTACAGTCAAATAGTAGTTCAAATGGCAGTACGGATTTAAATGATGTTAAAACATTATTCTTTACACTAGTATCTGAAACTGGCTTGACAGAGAATAAAGCTCTTGAGATCGCAGATATTAAGTTCACAAAAGGAGCTGCATTATCTGTAGATGATATAACGAATGAAAATATAGTTAAAGTAAGTCCAAACCCTGTAGTAAATTCAACAAGATTATCTTTTACTACTGATATCACAAGTAAATTCAATTTTGAAGTGTACAATGTATTTGGTAAAAGAGTTCATCAAGAGGAATATAACTCTAATTCAGGTAACAATACCATCGTATTTAATAGAAATAACTTGGCTTCGGGAATGTATTTCTTTAAAATATACTCAGGGAATAGTGAGTGGAAAGGAAAGCTTATTCTTAAGTAA
- a CDS encoding ABC transporter permease encodes MFDLDSWREIFQSISKNKLRAVLSGFTVAFAILLFTLLFGIVSGLKNTFADAFVDDAANSMFVRVWKTSKPYKGLQSGRRIQLKNKDYNYVADKYNNKIQYLTARIYKNVSISYKNKQDAYSLRAVHPDHQFLEKTIITDGRYINELDLRQASKVIVIGRLVKQDLFGERPALGKQVNVNGLSYKVIGVFTDDGGDNEERLTYMPVTTAQKLYGNNDYISQINIGYDPKLNLNQAIAFGNSLERDLREKLDIHPDDQSALSVRNMAEANKGVNQFMLALYFIVVFVGSGTLIAGIIGISNIMIFSIKERTKEFGIRKALGAKPSSIIAMVVKESLLITALAGYLGLLLGTYILNQIGDSLEEYFIKNPGVNTGIVVGATVTLVIAGLIAGYLPAKKAAQIKPIVALRAD; translated from the coding sequence ATGTTTGATTTAGATTCTTGGCGAGAAATATTCCAGAGTATAAGTAAGAACAAGCTTCGAGCTGTACTTTCTGGTTTTACGGTTGCCTTTGCAATTTTACTGTTTACATTACTTTTTGGTATTGTAAGTGGTTTGAAAAATACATTTGCTGATGCTTTTGTTGATGATGCTGCTAACTCGATGTTTGTAAGAGTATGGAAAACTTCAAAACCTTATAAAGGATTACAATCAGGAAGAAGAATTCAGCTAAAGAATAAAGACTACAATTATGTAGCTGATAAATACAATAACAAAATTCAATATTTAACAGCAAGAATATATAAAAACGTAAGTATATCTTATAAGAATAAACAAGATGCTTATAGTTTAAGAGCTGTTCATCCAGACCATCAATTTTTAGAAAAAACAATTATTACTGATGGACGATATATTAATGAGTTAGATTTACGACAAGCGTCTAAAGTTATTGTAATTGGAAGACTAGTTAAACAAGATTTATTTGGTGAGCGTCCAGCTTTAGGAAAACAAGTAAATGTAAATGGATTATCGTATAAAGTTATTGGGGTATTTACTGATGATGGAGGTGATAATGAAGAACGATTAACATATATGCCAGTTACAACAGCTCAGAAACTTTATGGTAATAATGATTATATCAGTCAAATTAATATTGGATACGATCCAAAATTGAATTTGAATCAGGCTATCGCTTTCGGAAATAGTTTAGAAAGAGATTTAAGAGAAAAGTTAGATATTCACCCAGACGACCAAAGTGCGTTATCTGTTAGAAATATGGCAGAAGCTAATAAAGGAGTAAATCAATTTATGTTGGCACTTTACTTTATTGTAGTTTTTGTGGGATCAGGAACCTTAATTGCAGGCATCATTGGAATTAGTAACATTATGATTTTCTCAATTAAAGAAAGAACCAAAGAGTTCGGGATTCGTAAAGCGTTAGGAGCAAAGCCTTCTTCTATTATTGCAATGGTTGTAAAGGAATCGCTATTAATTACCGCCTTAGCTGGATATCTGGGATTATTATTAGGAACTTATATTCTTAATCAAATTGGAGACAGTTTAGAAGAATACTTTATAAAGAATCCTGGAGTAAACACAGGAATTGTAGTAGGAGCAACAGTTACATTAGTAATTGCAGGATTAATTGCAGGATATTTACCTGCAAAGAAAGCAGCTCAAATTAAACCAATTGTAGCCTTAAGAGCAGATTAA
- a CDS encoding HAD family phosphatase — protein MIQNLKCVIFDMDGVIIDSEELHRKAYYEVFESLDLNVTEELYKSMTGSSTLNAFQKLVTHFNLNENPEELVLNKRKRYVNFFENDPNLSLINGVENIIKYFFDKGYTLVLASSSAMVNINRVFDRFNLHQYFTAKISGADLKASKPHPEIFEKAAVMGGHDRNNCIVIEDSDNGIKAANDAGIFAIGYKNPLVTNQTLENANMVISNYEELIEMC, from the coding sequence ATGATACAAAACTTAAAGTGTGTAATCTTTGATATGGATGGTGTAATCATAGATTCGGAAGAGTTACACAGAAAAGCATATTATGAAGTATTTGAATCTCTAGATTTAAATGTAACAGAAGAGTTATATAAATCTATGACGGGTTCATCTACCTTAAATGCTTTTCAAAAATTAGTCACGCACTTTAATTTAAACGAAAACCCAGAAGAGCTTGTCTTAAATAAAAGAAAGAGATACGTAAACTTTTTTGAGAATGACCCAAACCTAAGCTTAATTAACGGAGTGGAGAATATAATAAAGTATTTCTTTGATAAAGGATATACTTTAGTTCTTGCTTCTTCTTCGGCAATGGTTAACATTAATAGGGTTTTCGATCGTTTTAATTTACATCAATACTTTACAGCTAAAATTAGTGGTGCTGATTTAAAAGCCTCTAAACCTCATCCTGAAATTTTTGAGAAAGCGGCAGTTATGGGTGGCCATGACAGAAATAATTGTATTGTAATTGAAGATTCTGATAATGGAATTAAAGCTGCAAATGATGCAGGTATTTTTGCTATAGGATATAAAAATCCTTTAGTTACGAATCAAACTTTAGAAAACGCCAACATGGTAATTTCTAACTATGAAGAACTAATTGAAATGTGCTAA